Genomic DNA from Flavobacterium sp. N502540:
TTGAATACATAAATGCCACAATTCCGGCAAATTGCATTATATTTAAATTTGTCAAACCGTAAACAAGTCCAAAAATAGCATAAATTAACATCCCAATTCCCATTACGAAACAGAGAAGAATTAATATTTCAAATATGTTATAATCTCGTTTTCTGAAAAATAGTTTTGTCCACAATGCAATAAATATTCCCATCATTATATTGGAATACCCTAAATTCATCTGAACCCATTTTGAGATCGTACTTGTTGACGTTTTTTGACTGTCAAGGTAATTAATATAACCATCCTGGAAATGAAAAAAATGATTGCTTATGGAATAAATTAAAGAACTAACAATAATAAAAATGATAGGTTTAACCAATCGGCTTCTGTTTTCAGTAAGGTAATTTCTGATATTTTGTCCCGGATTTGTTATAAGTTCTTTAATCGTATACAATATTCCACGTTCAAAATGCAAAACGTGTTCAATTTCGTGAACGATATAATGTCCGTTAATCCTTTTGAGTACTTTTGGCTGCCCACAGTCTGGACAAAAATTAGAATATACTTCGGTGTTACAGTTTAGGCAGTTCATTTTTTTGGTCAAATATTTTGGTCAATTTTTTTATTTGTAGTCAGTTTGATAAAATGGTCGCTAACTTGTTTATACCCCCTCATAAAATATTATCAATACCTCTTAACAGGGCAGATTTTTAGCAACTGATGTCAGTCTTTATTTTTTAAACGGAGCTAAAATACAAAAAAAGCCAATATTCATAACATTGACATTTGTTGATTAATTTATAGGTTTTAGAATTGCGAAATAAAAGCCCATTATCATAACTCAATCTGATCTTCCTTAAGTGATCCTTATACTGATAAACATATTTATAAGCCAATTCACCAGCATTTGATTTACCTGCTAATAACGCCGCTAAGTAAACAGTCCAGTAATGACCATCAACCTCATAATTACCATTAGGGTCAACAAATGTGGTCAATGTTCATCCAACGACCAAGTGCAGGGTCATAATTACGTGCTCCATAATCAGTACCTTACAAGAACTCTTCGGAGAGCTGGGATGTGATCTTAAGAATTCCAATTCTCTCTTCTCCTCTAAAAACAGGGTAAACACCTCCAATTCTAACAATGTCTTTTATTAAATCAAACATTGTAAAAGCTAAAAAGACATTAAAAGGATCAAGATATTTCGCATCTTGAGGACATTCAATTTTATAAACAAAACTATAATGCTTTGTTCCAATTTCAGCAAAAAACCAATTTACTTTATCATCTTTTGGCCTTGACTGTTCTCCTAAAAGTTTACTTCTTTTAAGATCTAATTCACCAATAAAATTATATTTTCTATTTTCAGTAAGCATAAATATTGTTATTTAGGAATAATATATGGTAAAGTTTCAGCTGGAAAAACAAATGCTCCAATATCAATATGTGGAAACCAATATTGACTAGCATCGACTGGACTTTTGACTGTTGCTTCTATGATTGAATATCCATTTGGATACAATCCTTTACCATACCAATGAGCATCTTGTAGTGATTGTGCAAAATATTTAGATTCTAATACTCCCGCTTCAAATGAAAATTTTCCTGTACTATTAATAATGCCTCTTTCTGTTGCATCAACTGCTCTAAAAACACTAGTACCAGCTATTTTTGTTGTACCAAGCAATGCTCCTAAAAAAGGCTTCAGAACAGCACTCATAGGAAAAATAGGTGAACTAAATTCCATTGACTCCGAATTACCAGTAGCCATTTTCCAACCCTTAAAACCATAACCTCTTAATTTTCCGCCATTACTACCAAATTCTCCTTGCGAAATATTTTTTAACTTGACAGAAGTTGAAGATATGATCTTTCCACCTTTACCATATAAATAATCAGTTGTATCACCTCCTTTATTATTTACTTGATTACCTTTTTCATCATATCCATTATCATCCATATGACTTGCAATAGCTACATCTGCATCTACTGTTTTTCCAGTATCTTTATTTTTATACTGTTTTTCATCCCAATCATAATAATTTCCTGATTGCCCTGCTTCTGCTTTCATTCCATTAGGATCATTAAAATATACAGGATTATTAAGAGCGTAAGTGTATGGAGAAAAACGTCTCGATACTTCAACCAACGGGTCAATCTTCATCCAACGACCAAGTGCAGGGTCATAATTCCTTGCGCCATAATCGTAAACATTCAGGTTTAACTCGTCTTGAAGCTCTTTATTATTGTACTTATATTTTTAATCAACGACATAGACCTCTTTCGAGAATAAACAATCACTGGTTCTTAAGATCATTTTGTCTTGTGGTATATTCTTTTGTGCTTTCAAAAATTTATGATCGCGTATGACTATATTTAGCATTTGCTTACCTTTTTTTTCAAAAACGGCCTTAAACTCAAATTTACCTGTATTTAATGAATCAACATAGGATAATAAACGATTATTATTTACTTCATCATAATCGGCCAATTCTTTATTTACATTAGTTGATAATAGAAGTACTAAAAACCTGCTGCTAGTTATAACAGAATCAACATTACTCACATCATATTGAAGTTTACCGTCAATAACTTTATTTACTTTTACTGTATCAGGAAAACTACAAAATAAAATTTTACTTTTGCTTAAATTACTTTTTAAATCTTGATTTGGATTTTCTTCTTTCTTGTTATTACATGAAGTTATAAGCAATACGGTAACTGCAAAGCTAATTATCTTAAAAATCCGTTCCATATTTTTTATTGAAATTTTTGATATCATTTTGTTGTATATTTTTAGCCTCATTAGTTACTCTTGCAGAATCTTTTTTATTGACAATAGTATCTTTAAAAAACTTAGTAGCTGATCTTGAACCGTTACCACTTGCGTCAAGTGTCACCTTGGGTACTGATATTTGAACTTCACTACTTTCTGTTTTCATTGTTGGTTCGGATTTTACTTCATCTCCGCCATCTGGACTCTTCACAAAAGGATTACTGCCATCAGGAACTACACCGGGAACAGTTGTCGGCGGACCATAAACATCAGTTAGCCCAACTATTACACTCATATCTACTTGCGGAGTATCTCTTCCAGCCTGATCACTAACCATTCCTCCCTGTTTTCCTCCTTCGGTCGTAAAACTAACACCAAAACCAAATGCTTTTTGAGCCTTTTCAGCCTTTCCTATTTTAATATCAGGTGTTATTTTATCTAACATAATACTAGCTTTATGAGAAAGAATATTTCTAGTATTTGAGACAACAGTACTTACTTTATTGACAACATAATTTTTAACTGCTGTAGTAGCTCTATTAATTAAACCTGTAATTGGATTATCTGGCCACATACCATCAGGGTCAATAAAATACACTGGATTATCAAAGGCATAGGCATATGGTGACCATCTACGACCTTTTTCCGCCAACGGGTCAATCTGCCAAAATCTTGGTGCATCGGGAGTATAAATTCTTGCTCCATAATCATAAGTATTCAATCCCAACTCATCCTGAAGCTCCTTGCCGTTGTACTCATACTTATTACTCGTAGCTACATAATCATTATACTCCTTGTGTTTCAGTCCAAAAGGGCAATAATTATTCTCGTCAATAATAGTAAAAACTTGCGTTGCCGGATTTTTAGCATAACTCAATCGTATGTTACCTAAATGGTCTTTGTACTAGTACACATATTTATAAGAACCTGCGGAAGGCTCTACATAACCTTCGGCAGTTGGAGCGAAGTCACAGACCTTGGCACAGCAGCTACACTTTGCGGAACAGGGGCATCGGGAGAACACTATCTTTATTTTTCTCTTATCACAAAAACTTTATGAGTAGCCCTAAATTCATTACTTATAATTCTAATTCTTTTTTCTTGTTTTCCATTTATTATTTCTTTAGTGTCTATCCAGACTTCGTCTTTAATAATACCATCAATATAATTTATTCCTAATTTATCAAATTTTGTAAATAATGGAATACTAATATTTGACCTAGCAAACATTGTATCTTTTGTACTTTTTTTTAAATTATTTTCATCATTTGTCAGTACTTGTGTTTTAATAAAGCTATACTCAATCATTCTCCCTTTTTTATTTATAACTTTATTCAAAACAGTTGTTACTGTATCAAAATCTCCTCTAAAATTAATATTTCCTTCATAATATTTATTTACTACGACTGTATCAGGAAAATTGAAAGAAAATCTTGCATGAACAATTTTTTGAGATTTGTCATCTTCTTTTTTACAAGAAACTACACAAAAACAAATTATAAAAAAGACTAAATTGATTCTCTTCATGATATTAATGATTTTGTTTGTATATTAAAGTTTTCCTCTGTGCTTCTTGCATTTTTGCTTTATAATTTTGCTTATTTAAAGTATTAATCATTGCAGAATCTGAAGGTAAAACAGATGTATCTCTAGGTTTTCCTACATGAACTTGCGAATCATTTCCTCTTATAGGGTCAGTTGTTGAATAATTTTGAATCTGCATATTTATCATTTCCGGACTCGTTGACATTGTACTTTCAGTTGTTGATTCCTTTTTAGAATCACCATATTTAAGACTAATACCTATACTCATAGTTAAAGGATTTGCCATTAAACCATCCATTAAAAGGCTTCCAAGCATTTGACCTAAATCTAATAAAGTACCTTGATCACCTGTATCGGCTTGTATTGAACCAGATCCTCGATCGCTTCCCAAATCTCCACTTCCTGCCACGGCATCTCCACCAACTCCAAAAATTCTTAAACCATCGCTCGATGCATCATAATTATCTGATGATAATATACTCCCATCCGCATTATAATTAAGATCATAGTTACCTGCATCATTAGAAACTTTTTCAGTGTGAGTTGCTCCAATATATTTTTCTCCACTTTTTAATTGAGTTAGCAAATTCCCACTATTAAGATTAGGGTCAAAAACCATATTTCCATTTGCGTCTTTTTTCCAATCATAAGGAGCCATTCCATCAGGATCAATAAATCTTAATGGATTATCAAAACAATAATTATACGGAGACCATCTTCTCATTTTTTCAGCTAAAGGATCTATCGTAGTCCAACCAACTCTTGCAGGATCATATAATCTCGAACCATAATCGTAGAAGTTAAGCCCCAGCTCGTCTTGCAATTCCTTTCCATTGTACTTATACTTATTACTCGTAGCTACATAATCATTATATCCCTTGTGTTTCAATCCAAAAGGATAATAATTATTCTCATCAATAATGGTAAGAACTTGCGTTGCCGGATTTTTAGCATAACTCAATCGTATGTTACCCAAATGATCTTTGTATTGGTAAACATACTTTTTATCTATGTTATCATAATACCCTTCAGCCGTTGGAAAAAACTCCAAAGTTGGTCGCGACGGAACAGCCTGATTTGCTGACTGGGCTGTGAAAACACTAAAAAAGCCTAGTCTCCGCTGGTGAATCTACAACAGAATCAAGAGCAAAGTCCTAGACATTCATCAGTTTAAAGGTTTGACTTTGGTTCGGGTCTGTTAATTACTATAACTTTATGATTTACCCTAAACTCATTTGTAATAATTCGAGTCATAGGTTTCCCATATTTATCTGTCCCTCCACCTTCTATACTTACTTGATCAGTAATTATTCCATCAATATAATTAACCCCAAGTTTATTAAAAAAAATATTGTATAATGGAATTATTCTATTATTTTCAGAAGTAAATGTATCAGTTACAATTTTCTTTAAATAATCTTCATTATAACTAATATTATCTGTCCTTAAAAAAGCAAAATCTATAAATCTATATTTTTTGGGATCATTTAAACTTACAGTAATAGTATCTAAGGCATTTCTATAATTTATTTTCCCGTTGTATGAACTATTACGATAAACCGTATCCGGGAAATTTATATTTACATAAAAACTTTTCTCTTTATCTAACTTTATGTCATTGGAATCTTTTTTACAAGATGTTAGACAAATTAGAAAACTTAATAACAAAATATTTTTGGTTCTTTTCATAACTAAAATTTTCAAAATCCTTTCACTGTATTAAGAGAATCGGATTTTTGTTGTTCACGTTTAAAATTCCTTTTATTAATTTCATTAATGCTTCGTACTTGTGACGGATATACCAAAGTATCATGTGAGCCAACTTTACTTACACTCGACTTATTGTTTGGAATATCTGAAACTGAATAATGTTGTAATGACATTGTGACTTTTTCAGGTGCGGATGGAGTCGTTGTTTCAGTTGTCGATTCCTTTTTAGAATCACCATACTTAAGACTAATACCTATACTCATAGTTAAAGGATTTGCCATTAAACCATCCATTAAAAGACTTCCAAGCATTTGACCTAAATCTAATAAAGTACCTTGATCACCTGTATCGGCTTGTATTGAACCAGATCCTCGATCGCTTCCCAAATCTCCACTTCCTGCCACGGCATCTCCACCAACTCCAAAAATTCTTAAACCATCGCTCGATGCATCATAATTATCTGATGATAATATACTCCCATCCGCATTATAATTAAGATCATAGTTACCTGCATCATTAGAAACTTTTTCAGTGTGAGTTGCTCCAATATATTTTTCTCCACTTTTTAATTGAGTTAGCAAATTCCCACTATTAAGATTAGGGTCAAAAACCATATTTCCATTTGCGTCTTTTTTCCAATCATAAGGAGCCATTCCATCAGGATCAATAAATCTTAATGGATTATCAAAACAATAATTATACGGAGACCATCTTCTCATTTTTTCAGCTAAAGGATCTATCGTAGTCCAACCAACTCTTGCAGGATCATATAATCTCGAACCATAATCGTAGAAGTTAAGCCCCAGCTCGTCTTGCAATTCCTTTCCATTATACTTATACTTATTACTCGTAGCTACATAATCATTATACCCCTTGTGTTTTAATCCAAAAGGGTAATAATTATTTTCGTCAATAATTTCAAGAACTTGCGTAACCGGATTTTTAGCATAACTCAATCGTATATTACCCAAATGATCTTTGTACTGGTACACATATTTATAAGAACCTGCGGAAGGCTCTACATAACCCTCGGCAGTTGGGAAAAACTTCAGTACTCCATAATATCCTCCACCTGGTCTTTTACATTTATTGGCCATACTTTCGTATTGGAATCCTCCTAAATAGTCTGTAATGGTAGTGATACAAGTACCTTTATTGACCGTTTTACTCAGTTTTACGCCATTTGCATTGTAAATGTACTCAATATTTCCAGTGGTCGCAAAAGTAATTTTTACGGGTAAATTCAAATGGTTGTAAGTGACAGAAGTGATGTTTTTGTTTTTATCGGTAATCATATTTCCATTAGCGTCATAAGTAAAATCATCATCTGCTTTATTACCATCTTTAAAGCCTTCGCTATCATTTCCGGCAGGACCGTCGGTTACTTTGGTTAATTGATTCGAGTTTTCATTCAGATATCCATAAGTTAAATCATCGGTCTGAAAAACAATAGACGGAGCGTCACTAGCTCCATATCGCTGCAGGAATTTAATGTTTCCGTTTTTATCGTAACTTAAACTTTCGTTATAGGCCCCTGAAATCGGAATGGCATCGTTTGGCTTGCTGTAAATGGCATTAGTTAAACGATTCAGATTGTCGTACTGATAGCCATAAGAACGCTTGGTAAGATCTGTGTTGGTCTTCCAATAGGTTTCTGAAATATTTCCATTATACAAGGCCTGAACCTGTGAGTTGCCTGGTTGTTTGTCGTAATTAATCTTAAAAGCAAACAAATCCAACGGATCTGTGTCTTGCTGTAGGTTTTCAACATTGTTGATTCCGGTGAGCCAACCTCTGACGTTGTAGCTATAATATACTCTCTGTAAAGGACTTGCTGTGTTGTTTCCAACATTTTTAACGATCAATTGTCCTAAGTCATCATAAGTGTTCTCTGCTAAAAGTTCTACTGTTCCTCCATTGATTTGATGCGTGTGAGTCAGCAAACGATCTTGTGGCGAGTAGGTATATTCCTCTCTTATGGTGAGCTCGGTATCTCCTGAGGTACGTTTATGTTTGGTGATGGTATAGAGTGACTTTCCAATAAAATCAAGTTTGCTGTCGATATTGGTATAACCGCTTAGATAATTTTGAGTTCGTGTACTTATTGCTCTGGCTTTTCTATCATAAAAAGTAGTAGTAGTTTCTCCCAATGTTTCTGATGCCATTGTTAGGGCTCTTGTCCAGCTTCCGATCACCAGACCTTTGGCATTGTCTAAGACAGGCTGCTCTTCGATGGTTACGGGTTTGGTCGCAGCATTAGGAAAAGCATAGTCGTCATAATAGGTAACCGTTAAGAGTTTAAAGTTCGTTGGAGCAATGTTATTGCTGTAGTATACCGGTATATCGTCTATGGTTCCTGAACTTTGTTTCGTTTCAAATAAAACGGCAGCAGTATTTTGGGCATCCTGTAATGCCTTTCTGGTAGCTGAATTTGAGGTTTGACTGCTCCAGCCGGTATAAACAGGTCTGCTGAAGGCGTCATATTTGGTAATGAGCCAGCCTTCGGCGGTTTCATCTTTAAAAGGCGAAAAAGCCGGTCCGGTTGCTACAAGGCGATCGAGTTTGTCATAGACTATAAACTCCCATTGTTTACCGGGCAGTTTTTTCTCGACCAGACGATTGCGATAATCGTATTTGTACTGGTAACATAAACCGTTTAAAACATCATCATTAACCGCACCCGTTACTTTTGGCGGCATTACATAAGTCAGATTGCCATAAATATCGTAAACGTAGTACGTATCGTGTCGGTTGCCTGAATTGTAGGTTCTTTTAAGAATGATTTGTCCTTCCGTGTTTTTAAATTCTACTGTAGAGCCTGATGACTCACTTGGGTTTGCTGTTGTATTCTCGTCGTAGGTCACTGTTTTATACAATTTCCCTTCAGCATACGTTCCTTCATCTAAAAAACTAATGTCGTACAATCCTAAGCCTGCCTGCCAAATAGCATTGGCTTTGTACTTTTTTACGGCATCGGCAGTAGTATTGGACTGGTAATCGATTTTAATTTCATGTCCATTGTCCATTGCCCAGGGAGCTCCCGGAGCGGCTTGTTTGAGAACACGGTTTAGTGGTGATGCTTCAAATGCTTTTTGAGAAAAAGGATTTGGGGTATCGTCATACTTTTCAGTACTATAAAAGACAGTTGCGGCATTTATAGCTGCTGTCGGGTCGATCTTGGGGTAATTGTTGCTTCCGTTAGCCACTGCATACGGCAGGTATTCTATGGCTTGTCGTCCAAAACCATCATACTCCATAGGTGTTACAATGTCTTTGCCTCCTGTTCCCTGACCAATAGCAATAGTTTGTATCGGGCGGCCTAATCCGTCAAAATACGTCACATTCTGACTCATTTCATCTTTGGTCAACGCACTTAGATTTGCTGCCTTAACCGCTTTTTTTGGAGCAAGTGTGTATACAAAGTTGTCATTGCTTAAAGTCTGGGCTTTGATACCTGCACTTATAAAGAATAATAAAATTACTCCTGGTATATATATTTTCATAAGAGTCCTATTTTTAAAGGTTTATAGAGAAATCTGTTAACATTTACTTTTAGCGACATCTTCTCCAAACTCATCAATTTCCTTCTGAGCTTTTGCATCTGCATCTTGTTGGGAAATTTTAGAACTGTATTTCCCGGCAGGAACGGTACGTGTGATACTGCCTTTTTTGGGACACTTCTTCTGTACAAAACTCTTACTTTTAGCTTTATTATAAAAAGTACAAATGATTGTTGCATTAGCACTTGCCTGTCCATTGGTATTAAATAAAGCTAATGCCTGCCAATCTGCATCAGCCTGAGAAACGGTTGATGTTTTTGAACCTGCCGGAAGTGTATAACTTACGACCTGCCCAACACCTCCAACAGGACAATTATTTTTAGTAAATGTCCCAGTCATACTTATACTAGAAAAAGTACAGGTTCCTACAGCATTCGCATTTGCTTGCCCATTTATATTAAACAAGATTGCTGCTTGGGAATCTGCATCAGCCTGAGAAACAGTCGATGTTTTTGCCCCTGCCCACAGCGTATAACTAACGACTTGTGGTACACCTCCTCCAGGGCAACTATTTTTAGTAAATGTACCCGTTATACTTGCACTTGAAAAGGTACAAACTCCGACGGTATTAGCATTTACCTCTCCATTTGTATTAAACAAGGCTACTGCTTGAGAATCTGCATCGGCTTGGGAAACAGTCGATGTTTTTGAACCTGCCGGAAGCGTATAACTAACTACCTGTCCAACACCTCCTGCAACGCAATTGTTTTTGATAAAATTTCCTGTTATGCTAACGCTAGAAAAAGTACAAGTTCCATTTGTATTAGCATAGTTTTGCCCGTCAGTGTTAAACTTAATTAATCCCTTATCGTCAGCATCAGCTTGTGAAGAATTAGAAGACATTGTACCATAAGGCTGACTGTAAACAACGCTTGAGCCTACTCCTCCTGTTGCACAATTATTCTTAGTAATAGATTGGCTTATTGCGGCACTGTAAAAAGTACAACCACCATTTGCATTAGCATAAATTTGTCCTTCGGTATTAAATTTATCTAATCCTTTGCTCTCTGCGTCAGCTTGTGAAATGGTCGAAATATATGCCCCAACATCCTGACTATAACTCACACTTTGTCCTGTTCCTCCCACAGGGCAATTATTTCTGGTAAACGATCCGGTTCTGGCTGCACTTTTATAGAAATACTCGGTGGTTGAAGTATTATCGCTGCAATCTGTTTGCTGACCTTTATAATTGTAGCAATATTTTTGAAGTACATTTAAATCCTGATCTTTTATAAATTTCAATCTGCCAAAAGAATCATATTCGTAATAAGAAGGTACTCCTTTCGGATCTGTTATACTGGTTACTCCAACCAATGGATTATAAGTATAAGTGGTAATAAAAGCATTTGGAAGAGAATTTCTTAATGTATTCAAAGCATTTCTAAATAATTGTTCGGTACAACTCTCTGACATGCAATTATCTGTATCTGCATTTGAAAGCTCCTGTAAGTTTGTTATGGTTCCTGCCGGGATCGAACTATAAGATGCATTTTCAATTTTGGCAATAGGCTGTGTTTTATTATATCCCCAGATTATAGACGTCGATACTCCTGATTCAGGTGTATATTGCAGAATGTTTCCCTTATCATCATACTGATCATACGTAATTTTCTTTTCAAGATTACCTATATTAGGAATATTAAGGAGTCCATTTGTAAACTTAGCTGCATATATCGCTTTTGGAAGCAATAAATTACTCGTTGACGTACTTTTATCATAAACTGTTAATTGTTCTGATAATATATCATTCTCATTAAAAATTTGTTTTTTTAATGGAATACTGATCATATTGCTATTTATCATTTCAGACACAAAAGGCAAATTACTTGCTTCAGAATCTCGCGCGTATATATATTTAGTTCCCTTTATCTTGCCTTCACTTAATACTAATTCTGATTTTGTTAGATTAAGATGTATATAATTATCATAGTAGAATCTTTTTGTAACAGTTGTTCCATTTTGCCCCCTATTAAAAAGAGTTTCAATCTCTTCAGAGGAAACAATCCAATATGATGGAATATTATAATATCTTAAAATAGATGTATTTACATAATATGGACTAGGATTTGGTCTTCTGGCTTCAGGGTACATTGTTTCTTTTGTTAATCCCTGAATATATTTGGTATCTTTTAATGTATATTGATATTCATTCTTTTTAATGGAATCTCCTACAGCATTAAAATAAATAATCTTACTGACTTTCCCGTTTTTAGGATTATGAATAAGGGGGATATACGGCAGAATCCTTGACGGTAAAACATCTTCAATGTTATGATAATAGTACTCTGTTCTTCCATTCTCTCCATTTTCCCCATCTAACTCAATGACTCTATCGTAACCAACTACTCCCGGATTTTGCACAAGATTTGAAGCTGAAGTAGAATTTGACATACGAACCCTATAAATATAAGTGTAGTAACCTAAAGAACCATCCAATCCGGCCTGTCCTCCTGGCCACTCATCATCATGACGAGTGTAATCAGTTGCAAATATTGGAAAATCGTAAATAAGCGGTTCAATAAGTTTACCTGTTGTCGAACCATTTGTATTATTATATAAAAATTTCTTTACTCCGATTATACTATTATTACTATCAAAATTCATTATTTTCTGAATTCTTACCCCTCCTCCTTTTCTTTGTGTTACAAAAGTTTTTTTACTCCAACTAGCAGTTATAGAAGAAGTTATTCCTTCAATGTTTCTAATATCCATTGTATAATGTCCTGGATAGATTATAAAATCTAAAGTTTGGGGATTCGAATATTGACCTGATGGTTGTTCAGTAGTTTCTAAAAACTGATATATCAAATTTCCGTCTTTATACAAATGAGCATAATCTCCAATGTATATTAAATCTCCTTTTTTTTTTGAAAGTACCTTTTAACGTTACTATTGTAGTGTCTATAACAGCAAGATCAAACGCCTCAGAGTATTTTCCTATCATCGAATTAGCCATTACGGTTTGTGGCTGTAAAACATACTGGTCATCTCCTTTCAAATTATGATACTCATTTAGTTCATAATTGAATTTAGTCTTGCCTCCAGTTGGGTAAGTTATTGATGAAAGCATTCCTTTTATCGCTTCTGTGTTTACTTGATTCG
This window encodes:
- a CDS encoding DUF3667 domain-containing protein, whose amino-acid sequence is MNCLNCNTEVYSNFCPDCGQPKVLKRINGHYIVHEIEHVLHFERGILYTIKELITNPGQNIRNYLTENRSRLVKPIIFIIVSSLIYSISNHFFHFQDGYINYLDSQKTSTSTISKWVQMNLGYSNIMMGIFIALWTKLFFRKRDYNIFEILILLCFVMGIGMLIYAIFGLVYGLTNLNIMQFAGIVAFMYSTWAIGQFYDRGKASSYVKAFLAYIFGMMTFSLAILLVGTLIDLVIKH
- a CDS encoding RHS repeat-associated core domain-containing protein, yielding MSYAKNPATQVFTIIDENNYCPFGLKHKEYNDYVATSNKYEYNGKELQDELGLNTYDYGARIYTPDAPRFWQIDPLAEKGRRWSPYAYAFDNPVYFIDPDGMWPDNPITGLINRATTAVKNYVVNKVSTVVSNTRNILSHKASIMLDKITPDIKIGKAEKAQKAFGFGVSFTTEGGKQGGMVSDQAGRDTPQVDMSVIVGLTDVYGPPTTVPGVVPDGSNPFVKSPDGGDEVKSEPTMKTESSEVQISVPKVTLDASGNGSRSATKFFKDTIVNKKDSARVTNEAKNIQQNDIKNFNKKYGTDF
- a CDS encoding RHS repeat-associated core domain-containing protein, yielding MEFFPTAEGYYDNIDKKYVYQYKDHLGNIRLSYAKNPATQVLTIIDENNYYPFGLKHKGYNDYVATSNKYKYNGKELQDELGLNFYDYGSRLYDPARVGWTTIDPLAEKMRRWSPYNYCFDNPLRFIDPDGMAPYDWKKDANGNMVFDPNLNSGNLLTQLKSGEKYIGATHTEKVSNDAGNYDLNYNADGSILSSDNYDASSDGLRIFGVGGDAVAGSGDLGSDRGSGSIQADTGDQGTLLDLGQMLGSLLMDGLMANPLTMSIGISLKYGDSKKESTTESTMSTSPEMINMQIQNYSTTDPIRGNDSQVHVGKPRDTSVLPSDSAMINTLNKQNYKAKMQEAQRKTLIYKQNH
- a CDS encoding RHS repeat-associated core domain-containing protein; the encoded protein is MKIYIPGVILLFFISAGIKAQTLSNDNFVYTLAPKKAVKAANLSALTKDEMSQNVTYFDGLGRPIQTIAIGQGTGGKDIVTPMEYDGFGRQAIEYLPYAVANGSNNYPKIDPTAAINAATVFYSTEKYDDTPNPFSQKAFEASPLNRVLKQAAPGAPWAMDNGHEIKIDYQSNTTADAVKKYKANAIWQAGLGLYDISFLDEGTYAEGKLYKTVTYDENTTANPSESSGSTVEFKNTEGQIILKRTYNSGNRHDTYYVYDIYGNLTYVMPPKVTGAVNDDVLNGLCYQYKYDYRNRLVEKKLPGKQWEFIVYDKLDRLVATGPAFSPFKDETAEGWLITKYDAFSRPVYTGWSSQTSNSATRKALQDAQNTAAVLFETKQSSGTIDDIPVYYSNNIAPTNFKLLTVTYYDDYAFPNAATKPVTIEEQPVLDNAKGLVIGSWTRALTMASETLGETTTTFYDRKARAISTRTQNYLSGYTNIDSKLDFIGKSLYTITKHKRTSGDTELTIREEYTYSPQDRLLTHTHQINGGTVELLAENTYDDLGQLIVKNVGNNTASPLQRVYYSYNVRGWLTGINNVENLQQDTDPLDLFAFKINYDKQPGNSQVQALYNGNISETYWKTNTDLTKRSYGYQYDNLNRLTNAIYSKPNDAIPISGAYNESLSYDKNGNIKFLQRYGASDAPSIVFQTDDLTYGYLNENSNQLTKVTDGPAGNDSEGFKDGNKADDDFTYDANGNMITDKNKNITSVTYNHLNLPVKITFATTGNIEYIYNANGVKLSKTVNKGTCITTITDYLGGFQYESMANKCKRPGGGYYGVLKFFPTAEGYVEPSAGSYKYVYQYKDHLGNIRLSYAKNPVTQVLEIIDENNYYPFGLKHKGYNDYVATSNKYKYNGKELQDELGLNFYDYGSRLYDPARVGWTTIDPLAEKMRRWSPYNYCFDNPLRFIDPDGMAPYDWKKDANGNMVFDPNLNSGNLLTQLKSGEKYIGATHTEKVSNDAGNYDLNYNADGSILSSDNYDASSDGLRIFGVGGDAVAGSGDLGSDRGSGSIQADTGDQGTLLDLGQMLGSLLMDGLMANPLTMSIGISLKYGDSKKESTTETTTPSAPEKVTMSLQHYSVSDIPNNKSSVSKVGSHDTLVYPSQVRSINEINKRNFKREQQKSDSLNTVKGF
- a CDS encoding DUF5977 domain-containing protein, which codes for MIYQFLETTEQPSGQYSNPQTLDFIIYPGHYTMDIRNIEGITSSITASWSKKTFVTQRKGGGVRIQKIMNFDSNNSIIGVKKFLYNNTNGSTTGKLIEPLIYDFPIFATDYTRHDDEWPGGQAGLDGSLGYYTYIYRVRMSNSTSASNLVQNPGVVGYDRVIELDGENGENGRTEYYYHNIEDVLPSRILPYIPLIHNPKNGKVSKIIYFNAVGDSIKKNEYQYTLKDTKYIQGLTKETMYPEARRPNPSPYYVNTSILRYYNIPSYWIVSSEEIETLFNRGQNGTTVTKRFYYDNYIHLNLTKSELVLSEGKIKGTKYIYARDSEASNLPFVSEMINSNMISIPLKKQIFNENDILSEQLTVYDKSTSTSNLLLPKAIYAAKFTNGLLNIPNIGNLEKKITYDQYDDKGNILQYTPESGVSTSIIWGYNKTQPIAKIENASYSSIPAGTITNLQELSNADTDNCMSESCTEQLFRNALNTLRNSLPNAFITTYTYNPLVGVTSITDPKGVPSYYEYDSFGRLKFIKDQDLNVLQKYCYNYKGQQTDCSDNTSTTEYFYKSAARTGSFTRNNCPVGGTGQSVSYSQDVGAYISTISQADAESKGLDKFNTEGQIYANANGGCTFYSAAISQSITKNNCATGGVGSSVVYSQPYGTMSSNSSQADADDKGLIKFNTDGQNYANTNGTCTFSSVSITGNFIKNNCVAGGVGQVVSYTLPAGSKTSTVSQADADSQAVALFNTNGEVNANTVGVCTFSSASITGTFTKNSCPGGGVPQVVSYTLWAGAKTSTVSQADADSQAAILFNINGQANANAVGTCTFSSISMTGTFTKNNCPVGGVGQVVSYTLPAGSKTSTVSQADADWQALALFNTNGQASANATIICTFYNKAKSKSFVQKKCPKKGSITRTVPAGKYSSKISQQDADAKAQKEIDEFGEDVAKSKC